A window of Populus trichocarpa isolate Nisqually-1 chromosome 17, P.trichocarpa_v4.1, whole genome shotgun sequence genomic DNA:
CAtccatcccatttgtttttcaattgtgttttGGTGAATGCATGACcagtttgttctttgaatgatgTTATGAGAAATTTCCACCCCGTTTTATCGAAATGAGTATTAGGTCTCATTCCCATATCAATTGCCTTAATGCatatatcacaaaatatatGCAACATTTCCTTTGTCCAAGCAGCCTTATCAAAAGATTCAAGACCTTCCATGAtatcttttaaaacatttaacaaaagttTGAAATCAATCAATGATATCAATTACATTGTGGGACATACATAAATCGTGGactaaaacaataatagaaCACTCAATGTTCAGCATTTATAAAAGTTGTGTGGTTAGCAACAAACATTAACCATGCATGTATTTGAATGAAAATGTTCCCATTAATGCGTAATGAAAACTAATTGAAACCCATTAATTTTCAACTGTTCAGGAAACTCAGTTTCAGCCATgatataatatttgaattatCAAGAAACACTTCAATGTCATCATGTTGTTTGGAagctaaaaaaagaaggaaaaaaacaaatagaacatAATCTATTTCTACATTCAAAGTAACCCAACTTTCTTTCGCAGCATGCAAACACACAAAAGGAAactcaaaattttgattttgactgCACAAGTAGAAATAAACATAATCCTACATGACATGCTAACAGGGCACTCATTACGATTACAATAAACACACGCACAGTAAAGAAATCTACGGTTGCTCAAACAGAAACAACATTAATGTGCATTGTAAACATATCAGACCATGAAGAACAACAcataaatgaaatttcaaagcaTCACATTGTTTCCAGTAAGCAAATAATCCAGCAGCAGCACTATCAGCTGGTAGtagacataaaaaacaaaaccagatTTAAACAAAGAACAACAGCAGACAAGCAGTACATATAAGCAATTAAACACTTCTTTCCGACCACTTGGTTGTCCACGACGCCTAAATTCTTTAAAGTGATACCTCTCGCCTTTGTTACTATATATTGTGCACAAGGTTATCACAATCCATCATAATATCCATGTCCAATATTACAAATCACAAAAGTGTGAGCTATACTAGCAATAATCAAGGTTTTGCTATCTATTAGCGATATGAGAAACTAGAAAACTAAGAGATCTACATACATGTATTATTGATCATGTCTTGTATGAAAATCTTGTTAAAGAGATAAGGGAAATATCTAAACCAACAACCAAAAAAAGTCGGCATTTATGGACAAGACcatcaaattcaacaaacaaGTGAATcttatgaaatgaaaagcagAGAAACAAATCAGTTTGTATTGTAACAGTAGGAAACTACCAACCAACGAAGTGGGCCGAGATATTTCAACTGGGAACAGAATACAATAGAGCAAATAATCCAATTGacccaaaattaatttcatggtGCCTTAATTCCAATATAAAACACACGTAATGTGCACAGTAAAGAACTCTACAGTTTATCAAGTAGAAACAACCTCAATGCGCACAGTAAACAGATCAGCATGGATGCATGATATTGTTtccagattaattaattttaatgaagcaGCAGCATTGTAGGCTAGACATcaacagaaaaacaaatttcaacaaaGAACAACATATAATTACGCACAATACAAAGACCAAACAGCAGCACAGAAATGAAATTTTTagctcaagtaaaaaaaattaaagaacgcATATTACAGGTCATGAAGCAACACAGAAATGCAATGAAATttgctcaattaaaaaaattgacgaaGACACAATAAACAAAAGAGAAGCAGCAACATCAAACTACTCTTTTTAGCTTAATTCAAACAAACCAAGAACGCACAGTAAACAGATCATGCAGCATCACAGAAATGcaatttttagctaaaaaaaactaaagatggAGATAAAGGCAAGAACTTACCTCTGTCTCTCTCTTATGTGACTTTTCCCAGCACGGTTCTGCAGCGTTTTTCTACAAAAAGAAACAACGGAGACccaaaacagaaatgaaattttgagctaaattttaaaaaaaaattaacaaagataagGCAGGTACTTACGGGTCTCTCGCTCGTGTGACCTTTCCCAGCATGAAGCTATTGGGTTTTTCTGCAATGGTAACAATGGAGGGACAGATCAGTGAAGGTTTGGGTGACGATCTTTGTAGGTGTTTGGAAAGAAGAAGGGACTGGGGAAGGATGCTCTCAGAACTGGCGTCGTCCTATACGTGattgtttttgcaaaattttgaaaaagggTTGTTGTCGGCAAGAGACGAGAGATGGGAACAGTCTGGGGAAGGTGGAAAATGGGAGTTTGCAGATCAATGGCCAAATTGATTTGCCAATTAACCGTGCTGTGAACAATTTGGGTGAGGGTTGGGAAAGTTTTGTGACTGTAACGGGAAAGCAAGGGGAAAGTGTCGGtgatgagagagaagagaaaatgcATGAAAAGCAATTggtaattgcttttcaaaaactgCAGTCCAACCTTACTTTTGGACTGGGACCcacaccaataaaaaatatggttggtGTTAACCAAACACTATGTTGTAGATTTTACTTTCAACCGCGACCGCAATAGCAAATCCAAACAGCATCTAACAGCCACGAAGAACGAATGAAATAGTTTGGGGTATAGTTTAACTAgtcatgttttaaatttattatttaaaaattaccaGTTTGAATCTTACAAGCTTCATAGctattgaaaatttatatgattattaattttaaagctcataaaattaatcaaagtgTATATAAGTTAACGCAAACAActgtgttaataaaaaaaatatatatattaatgagcATTTGCATGCTTATAATTGATTACATCATAGAATTAAAGCATGCGATTATCGTCATGTATGATGTCATACAGTGCAAATATGACAACAGCAGGCAACCTAGCACCAGCAGCCACTTCACACAAATATGAAGCTGAGAACTCTTTATATATTAATTCCACTAAACGAATTTAAGATAGAGTAAGTTAAAACCTAGGTCGGTCCAACCATGATTCTTCAAGTTCTGTATGAACGTGGTAATactgggaaaaaaagagagatgaaaACCAGAGCTGCTGGTTGCCTATTTCATGATTTTGGTTACATCAGAACAAAACCCCTACCATAAGCAGAACAAGAATGGAAATAGGTTAAACCCTACCGATTCCAGAAGCAGGGTAGGGTTTAACTCAAATTGTTTAGCTCAAATTGTTTTGCCTATTTCATGTCAGAATTGTTTAGCTCAAATTCAGAAGCAGCAATCAATTAACAGAATTTTCGTAAGTTTTTGATTGGGAAAGAACTCACATATATCATTCTCTAGGGAGGTGACAGTGATCGGTGAACCTCAAGGAGTTTAATGCCAAAACGAAACCAATTGCTCATGGTACATCTGTTCTCGTACTTTAATACTTAATATTGCGTcgacctttattttttttttaaataaaattctagcatcttgtttttagaaaaaaaaaaaaatctgatttaaGAAATTATCACCTAATATCATGGTCACTAAGAACTTTAACTAGTCAACAAAGATTTTACAGTATAAAACTAATTAcgcaaaatgaaaaataatatcaccccttaaacatcTTAtctaaggtaggctgcattgttgattttgtcttaaattgctaagaatttgttgTATTATGCTTTTGATGGTCTGCCTACAATATACCTGACTCTAGCGCcaatgaatattcaactacaaaTACTTCAATTCCGGtattgataaatattacgtGAAGAAAATATATAGTATCCCTGATTttagcgtcagtgaatattgaAGGATCAGAATAATTCTCAATCCTAGTGTCAATATTCAAAACTCTGATGTTAGTGAATACCGAGAGCACTTTTAATTTTGGCATTAGTGATTACGAATATTCCTAACTCtagtattaatatataaataagtaaaatttgaattgaaagcaaaacatatttttgtatttttgtaatgagggagcttttttaaaataaaaaaaaaaatttattttttaaagaaaatttagagaaaaaaaaacaagtatatattttataccagattcatattttataatataaatctaGTCCAATATTAAGTAAagtcattgaaaaaaacaaaagaaggacccacatacaaattcaaaaatttccttcaaagttttcaaaatttactaaactttttaaaaacctgtttgactaaaacaaaaaattaaaaatgaaaagaaatgaaataagaGTATGTTGTATGGCtcaatgagctggaaaatacgAATAAACAGTTCatgcttatattaattatttatgatgaCACGATCagtataataatattattttactattacgAGATTACATTTCTACACCTCCTACGTTGTATGAAGCAGGTCAAGTCAGGTAATATAAAAGAAAGCTTAAGTATCCAGAAAAAAGGTTTGAAACCTTATGCTTTGAGACATAAACAAaatctttcttctccttcttctctaACTTctacattttcttctctttcttcctctttatcttcataaaagctcattaatatcttcattaatgtttttttgccatataaaaatatctcataCTGACTTAATCTTCGGAGGGTCCTCCTTCAACACCCTCAGGGGTCTCTAAGAGACATTATGCATGTATTCATTGAAGAGAAGATTTACAATCTTTGAAGATATACATTAAAGAAGAAGTCATTGTAGTCTGAAAGTGAAGGTCGTAGAACACACTGTAAATGATATACAAGTAtcttaagaaataattcattCCATAATATTCCCTTTGATTTTTTGCAGCCTCATCActatgaaacaagaaaatttgtaTTCCAATAAAGTTCAACAGCAAACCATACTAATTAATAAGCTTACAATAAAAGTGCTCCATCCTACTTTGGTACCAGCGGGCATGCTACTCAAATCATAGTTGCAAAAGAAAGTGTGAATTCGAGTTTTCTCTGGATTGCTGATGACCTGAAGAAAGAAAACGGTTTTGATCATAAATAACACATATTTTCTACACCAACAATTGCAGTTGCTAAAGTTTGAATGAAACAGAACCAAGGTCTAATATTGTCAAAGGTGGAAGAAACAATttgaaataaacaaattcatcgAATGTCAAAGGAACTCATGATCACCAAGAAGGTTTGCAGAGAGATATGAAGTAGCAGCAGTTGTATTCGACCTTTCATGGGTATACATACGCAAGCGGCTCTCGACAATTTGAGAATCATCATTACTGAGGcatcttttaaatttgtgtCCCCTATACTTGTTCGATGATGAATTCCCTGCGAGATCGATGGATGCATAAGACAGAGTAGATAGCAATCTCCATCTATACTGGAGATGATTCTCGAAAGAAAGACGACCAAACCAAGTCAGCAGTGCCTTCCAAGGAAGATGGACGAAACCCTTTGCAGAAACCATTAATGACTTTAAATTAGAAGCATGTTTCCTAAAAACTAGAgttaagtgtgtgtgtgtgtatcgaACTTCTAATCTATCATTCAGGTTAGATTTTTAAGCCAGAACACCGGAGATAGTCGAGTGCTTTGCAAGTGATACAGAGTTTATCCTTGAACATCTGTTAAGTTTCTAAGCAAAGTGCTTCTCACATGCAATTCACCTAACAAATTTTGATGGGTTGGCCTCAAAATCTCGCCAGAATGATATGCTATAAACTCAATAAATAATCAAGGATAAAATTGGCTCCAAGAATATAAGAACAAATTGGAGAAATACTTAAtcatataaagataaattgaGTTATTAACTCCAAGCAACTTTTTTgaagaatatatattaaaaaaattaaaattaaaagaaaaatgatcttTACTGTAAGAGGGGATTTCATAATTGGGGTTTTGAATAAGAcgaacttttcattttatttttttcatattgaaaaagTAATAAGAATGAGAGGTGTTAAGCTTTTTATCATCCTCGCGTCGAGCTATTTTTCCGCAGGACCCTCCCTATAGTATCTTCACCGCATCCTtgtaaaacactatttattatattgttgttgttttttttcaattgatacttttttttaaaatttaatattatacttattttttattgggccTGGTTGActcagagttttttttaattaaccttttgtttttcataatttcatcctttaatattgggttaaatcaatgattttattattttttaaatcctttaatattatatttgttctttattgggttatcttaaTCTCAAGACACACATCACAGGTTTAGCGGGTTAATCCgattgatttgagtttttttcttaattaacttttaGTTTTCCAACTTTATCgtttcaatattggattgattgaaaattaaatttcataatttattttgtttgctttctattaggttattctaGCTTCATGACACATGAATATTGCTTAACatgttaacccaagttgatttgggttgtttttgtgttaattttttaaattgatattttattcaatttcatcatttaacattggatCGGTTCGGGATTGAACTTTATACTTTGtcttgatttgctttttttggAGATATCTTGGTTTCATGATGAAGGTCGTGggttttgacattttaaccTCGGTTAAatcgggtcattttttttataagaggttatctcggtctcatgacctaggtcacaAGTCCTCCacatttgatttgctttttactAGATTATCCTAATTTCATAACTCAGGTTgtgggtttgacatgttaacctagttgattcagttttttttaattgatttgtttttcaatttcatagtttaatattgtgtttgattgagaattaggcttcatgatttgttttggtttggtttttgttaGGTTATCTTGACCTTATAATCCGGGAATAGTGATTAACGAGTTAGCCTTGGTTGATTTGGCTCATTTTTTGTgtcatctttttaattaaaagttttacaaatttcatcgtCCATCTCATGATTAGATTCGCAGATCGACAAGTTAACCCCTGTTAAATCAGGTtgcattttttatgtgttttttttctaagaagtTATCTTAGTCTTATGATTTGGGTAATGAGTTTGGTGGATTgactcaagtcattttttaagtacttttttaattgatttttttaatctcatccttcaacattgagttgttggaaattggactttgtaatttcttttgatttgctttatatagagttatctcaatcttatgaccTAGGTAGTGGGTTTGATAGGTTCACCcgagtcatttttttaaatctttttttaattgatttcttttttcaatttcattatttaactttgagttgattgaaaatgaaacttttttataatttgttttgatttatattgtatGGAGCTATTATAGTCTCATACCCGAATAACAGATTTAACATATTAACTCAGGTTGATTCAAGTTAATCCAATatgttattatcttaatattaaaaaaagatatatcttaaatttttttagtcaaattatgtttttagtgGTCGTCCAGGTTGCTTTTGGATCCGCAAAGTCAATTAGATCACATCAAGTCAACcctcacataattttttttattagaaaaatattaacaatacttgaatattttttttatatttaaaaaaaaattaatttgacccgcaATATAGCACGAACTAAAAAAATCTACTATAGTAGAAGGACCTTTTGATTTAAgtccaaaataatttataagcaTATACTTTATGACTTTTCTataaaagctataaaaaaaaaacttaaatcaattCGCAAAAGTCATAGCAAACAAAACCGCAACTTAATTCATGTCCAATCTAAGAAAAACAGGCTTAAGGCAGGCTGTTATCTCGTGCACGTTTTGTTTTGCATCATTCTATGTAGAGACACCATATCCTTTTAACTGAACCAAGACCTAGTCCTACAGGCTATTCAGGTCATTTTGTTGCAGGTGGTGGTAGTGCATGTATTTTTAGCTTGATCCATAGCATATCACCATGATAGGACCTGCCAAAGAGATACAGGAGCAGCAGGCTAAACCAGGCAGAAAAATCCCAGCACGTGCCTAGCTCTCTCAAGATAAGACTCTCACGAAAAATCCCATCTTCATGATGATGCATCCAGCCTAAACCCACTTCACTTGCTCAGTTAAAAGCAGATTACTGATGCTAGAATTAGAGATAACCCAAGGTTTGGAAAGGTCTAAAGCCGGACTTgtcttttgatgatattttaattttagtgaaTTAGAATAATACAAGTAATTGTCACTCACAAGTGCTGGCTGATATTGCTTTTGAAATCACTGCACTCAATTTGTACTCCCACAATTTCCTTCCTCTCAGACACAATGAGGACTTTGGGCACGACTCAACCTTTCATGAAGTGCTTGGGATCAACCTCTTTCACATAGCAGTTGATCAAGTTTTAAGGAAGACAAGAAGCATGAGCTGCAAAAAATTACCTTCGTGTATGAAAAAGCAGATACAAAACAGAAGTGCAAGGATATGTCAAAGACAGGTTCAATCCAGTTCAGTATGAACAATTAAAAACAGATATATCTACTGATATGTGTAATTGACCAAGGGTGTGAGTTTCAATTCAAACCATGTAACCTCATATGCCAATCTTCGATTACAAACAATTGCAGGATATAACTGCACATTTAATGGCATACCATGAAAACATAAGCTCATGAAAAATTGTTACGTGTGTTGAAAACACAGCTAGAGTTTGCTAAAAAGGTCTTGCTGCCTCTTCCATCATTTTCTTTACTCTTGTCAGTTTTTCTATCTCCTTGAGTACCTGAAAGTGTCAAACAGAAGGAAGAAACCTCACTTTTAGGGTACCAGTATAACTAAGAAAATCTTCACAATGAAATGTTTTGCATCTTCACCTCCAATGCCAAGTCCTCCGTTGTTACCGAATCCAGTTCATCATAACCTAATTTGACAGCTATATCTGCAAAAAACATGAAGCAATTAGAAACCGTAAAAAACCTGAATTCCTCTAGGACAAGCAAAGATAAATTGCGGAGATATACTCTGGAGCGAAATTTTTGCATCAGCTGTAGCATAACCAGCTCTCAGCTCTTCATATGTAGCGACTACCTGCTCTAACACCTGGTGAGCAAATCTATCAGAAATTAGGAATGCACGGGGATTCCCAAACATATATGGTTTGACAATGAAAATCTTTCAAGCATGAAGCAGATCACTTaggttaaataattaataagctGAGAATGAAGAAAAAACCTCTGAATGAGATTCTGATGCAGCAAGTTGAGTCTTGTCTTCAACCATCCCCCTTGCAACAATGTCTAAGGGTACATCAATCCATAGTGAGATCCCATGTCTCAGAAGTCccctacaaaaaaaatcaaaggaactTTCAACTCGTATTAGTTACAAAATACTGTCCATTTGGAATTTTGCAcacaaaattaaacacaaaccaGTACAATCAATGATCATGTTCATACAGGTTGGTTGAACTTTGAACTGCACCATCTCCAGCACATACCACGAGCCGACCCATAGATGTTAGCTGCTTCAATACTTCAGTCTGTTGCAAAATGCCACGTCGACAACGTTAAATTATAATCCTCAATAATACAACTACATAACACCCATTCTGAATGTTGCTGTACCATTATCGTGCCAGTCTCAAGAACAAACATAAGCAAATACGAATACAAGCCTAAAAAACATTCACCTCAGATTCGCGAAATCCCTTCTCATCTCTCTCCTTCAAAGATCTGGCAGCAAATTCACCACCGGCAGCTTCCTCAACCAAACTATCACTGAAAACAGAATAATAATGTAACTACATGAGTAATTTGAACTATCAACCATAGTGCAATTCCTTCAATTATCTTAACAACAAAAACACACCCATAATCCATACctgtcaaaataataatatctcaaTGCATCCGCCAAAAGCTTACCCAAATTGGTTTTTAGAGGACCTCTCATTCCTCCATATCAAAAGCAAACCATCCCATAATAACAATTTATCGTTAGATTAACTCTCCAAAAGAATTGATcaatgttaaaaacaaaaataattacttacCTAAAAGGAAAATAGAAGTTCCCTTCAATTCAGGGGACAAATCAGCTGCTCTCTTCTGAAAATTTC
This region includes:
- the LOC18107134 gene encoding probable inactive shikimate kinase like 1, chloroplastic — protein: MEITKATATSTLAAAIHNLSLSSLSSTIRPRPRPYSHSGFSKFPLVSRPTSLTATCSLPNETTTSTTKVAGADTSLQVKKRAADLSPELKGTSIFLLGMRGPLKTNLGKLLADALRYYYFDSDSLVEEAAGGEFAARSLKERDEKGFRESETEVLKQLTSMGRLVVCAGDGAVQSSTNLGLLRHGISLWIDVPLDIVARGMVEDKTQLAASESHSEVLEQVVATYEELRAGYATADAKISLQNIAVKLGYDELDSVTTEDLALEVLKEIEKLTRVKKMMEEAARPF